Proteins from one Candidatus Methylacidiphilales bacterium genomic window:
- the nadB gene encoding L-aspartate oxidase, with product MLRHYDCLILGSGIAGLTLALKVADHGRVAVITKKSRAESNTNYAQGGIACVTSKEDSFELHVRDTLDAGAGLCRENVVRSYVADGPPRIQELIDIGVRFTERPDSKIGELDLGKEGGHSKRRVLHSEDMTGKEVERGLLHAVESHPNISIFENFVAIDLILSDKAGLPGPSRCVGVYALDNAAKRIDVFSAKVVVMATGGCGKCYLYTTNPDIATGDGVAMAYRAGVPVANMEFIQFHPTCLFHPFSRSFLISEALRGEGAALVDANGLEFASKYDPRGSLAPRDIVARAIDAEMKKTGAACVYLDITSKSGDFLRKRFPNIFSYCESLGIDMTKQPIPVVPAAHYQCGGVVTSPSGATALPGLYALGEVACTGLHGANRLASNSLLEALVVAHRSAKEIAEKLPGLNTADLLPEWQEGDAHDPDEMVVVSHNWKEIRQIMWDYVGIVRTDKRLQRAENRLNILLREIHEYYWNFKVTSDLLELRNLALVSWIIVQSALKRKESRGLHYTLNYPGLLPLAKDTVIQKTPE from the coding sequence ATGCTGAGGCATTATGATTGCCTGATTCTGGGCAGCGGGATTGCGGGGCTGACTTTGGCGTTGAAGGTCGCCGACCACGGCCGTGTCGCCGTGATCACAAAAAAGAGCCGCGCGGAATCCAACACCAACTACGCCCAGGGCGGAATTGCCTGCGTCACGTCGAAAGAAGACAGTTTTGAGCTGCATGTGCGCGATACGCTGGATGCCGGCGCCGGTCTTTGCCGGGAAAACGTGGTCCGCTCCTATGTGGCCGACGGCCCGCCGCGGATTCAGGAATTGATCGATATCGGTGTGCGCTTCACGGAACGGCCCGACAGCAAAATCGGCGAACTGGATCTTGGAAAAGAAGGCGGGCACAGCAAGCGGCGCGTCTTGCATTCGGAGGACATGACCGGGAAGGAGGTGGAGAGAGGCCTGTTGCATGCGGTTGAAAGCCACCCGAACATTTCCATTTTCGAAAACTTTGTCGCCATCGATCTGATCCTATCGGACAAGGCCGGACTGCCCGGGCCTTCGCGCTGTGTCGGGGTGTATGCCTTGGACAATGCCGCCAAGCGGATCGACGTTTTCAGCGCGAAAGTCGTTGTGATGGCCACCGGCGGCTGTGGCAAGTGCTATTTATATACGACGAACCCGGACATCGCGACCGGCGACGGGGTGGCCATGGCTTACCGCGCGGGCGTCCCCGTTGCGAATATGGAATTCATCCAGTTTCATCCCACCTGCCTGTTTCATCCGTTTTCCAGGTCGTTTTTGATTTCGGAAGCCCTGCGGGGCGAGGGGGCCGCATTGGTGGACGCCAATGGGCTGGAATTCGCGTCCAAATACGATCCGCGCGGTTCGCTGGCGCCGCGCGATATCGTGGCCCGGGCGATCGACGCGGAAATGAAAAAGACCGGGGCCGCCTGCGTCTATCTGGACATCACATCCAAGAGCGGGGACTTTTTGCGCAAACGCTTCCCGAATATTTTTTCCTATTGTGAAAGCCTTGGGATCGACATGACGAAACAGCCGATTCCCGTGGTGCCCGCGGCCCATTATCAATGCGGAGGCGTGGTGACCAGTCCGTCCGGGGCCACGGCTCTGCCCGGATTGTATGCCCTCGGAGAAGTGGCCTGCACCGGATTGCATGGGGCCAATCGACTGGCCAGCAATTCCCTGCTCGAAGCCTTGGTGGTGGCGCATCGGAGTGCGAAGGAGATCGCCGAAAAATTGCCGGGACTGAACACAGCGGATCTGTTGCCCGAATGGCAGGAGGGGGATGCCCATGATCCGGACGAAATGGTCGTGGTTTCGCACAACTGGAAGGAAATCCGCCAGATCATGTGGGATTATGTGGGCATTGTGAGGACCGACAAACGGCTGCAACGGGCGGAAAACCGCCTGAACATTTTACTGAGGGAGATCCATGAATATTACTGGAACTTCAAGGTCACGAGCGATTTGTTGGAACTGCGCAATCTCGCTTTGGTTTCATGGATCATCGTCCAGTCGGCGTTGAAACGGAAGGAAAGCCGCGGGCTGCATTACACCTTGAATTATCCGGGCCTCCTGCCGCTTGCGAAGGACACCGTTATTCAGAAAACGCCGGAATAA
- a CDS encoding AsmA-like C-terminal region-containing protein: protein MLKKIIIVLGILTLLAIFLIGAGAFFGSRYLNSPEFKQVVSAQVNQATGLRVSLDSVQIGLFGIGVNNLQIPNPEPYAKENFISIGGVHADIDWLSAFKDPLTIRKIRIDKPVLILHQRQAGGFYLPLPEKAPAATAPSDSGKPSPSETAKTSNISLPDISITGAQVTIFAADGSVLFKAENAGLQASYEKRGQEQTARGNLDVKQATVTPGFKVSDFRTPVVFEANKLRLSKVVASAYQGALAGEAGLDLSLGFFDVKLNLAGVSVSDLLVDLGNPPDTMKGKLLLDFQGKGFLSAAKDLTGNGNLKITEPEIGKLKSYHELASVLGAIAGVSALREGKFQEIHSTFNISDQKIDLQPLDVISPNLSIFMKGPYGFDKSLNLEGTVDFAPGLLQVTEVASALTGLFGAKKSDNTQPADASSRANIKMPITVTGTTDDPKVTLTKAAGDQTQPNLQPQNTPDNKPADTEKKPGVEGFLKNLLP, encoded by the coding sequence ATGCTGAAAAAAATAATCATCGTTCTCGGCATTCTCACCCTCCTTGCCATCTTCCTGATCGGAGCCGGCGCGTTCTTCGGATCGCGCTATCTGAACAGCCCCGAATTCAAACAGGTGGTCTCGGCCCAGGTCAACCAAGCCACCGGGCTTCGTGTCAGCCTCGATTCCGTACAAATCGGACTGTTCGGCATCGGGGTGAACAATCTCCAGATCCCCAATCCGGAACCCTACGCCAAGGAAAATTTCATCAGTATCGGAGGCGTTCATGCCGACATCGACTGGCTTTCGGCCTTTAAAGACCCGCTCACCATCCGCAAAATCCGGATCGACAAACCGGTGTTGATTCTGCACCAGCGCCAAGCCGGCGGTTTTTATCTGCCCCTGCCTGAAAAAGCGCCCGCAGCAACAGCCCCCTCCGATTCCGGTAAACCCAGCCCTTCTGAAACCGCCAAGACAAGCAATATTTCGCTTCCGGATATTTCAATCACAGGCGCGCAAGTCACCATTTTCGCCGCTGATGGCAGCGTTCTTTTCAAGGCGGAAAATGCCGGCCTGCAGGCCTCTTATGAAAAACGGGGCCAGGAACAAACAGCCCGCGGCAATCTCGACGTAAAACAAGCCACCGTGACTCCGGGATTCAAGGTAAGCGATTTCCGGACACCGGTTGTGTTCGAAGCCAACAAGTTGCGCTTGAGCAAAGTTGTGGCCTCGGCCTATCAAGGCGCCCTGGCGGGCGAGGCCGGACTCGATCTGAGCCTTGGTTTCTTCGATGTCAAATTGAATCTCGCCGGCGTGAGCGTCAGCGACCTGTTGGTGGACCTCGGCAACCCGCCTGACACCATGAAGGGCAAACTCCTGCTGGATTTCCAGGGCAAGGGATTCCTCAGCGCCGCAAAAGATCTCACCGGCAACGGCAACCTGAAAATCACCGAGCCTGAGATCGGAAAATTAAAATCCTACCATGAGCTGGCCAGCGTCCTCGGCGCCATTGCCGGGGTTTCGGCCCTGCGCGAGGGCAAATTTCAGGAGATCCATTCCACATTCAACATCAGCGATCAAAAGATCGACCTGCAGCCGCTCGATGTGATTTCTCCCAACCTCTCGATTTTCATGAAAGGCCCCTACGGTTTTGACAAGTCGCTCAACCTGGAAGGCACCGTGGACTTCGCTCCGGGGCTGCTGCAAGTCACCGAAGTCGCGTCTGCTCTGACCGGATTGTTCGGCGCTAAAAAGAGTGACAACACCCAGCCGGCTGATGCTTCCTCGCGCGCCAATATCAAGATGCCCATCACCGTGACCGGGACAACCGACGATCCCAAAGTGACCCTCACAAAAGCAGCCGGCGACCAAACCCAGCCGAACCTCCAGCCCCAGAACACGCCCGACAACAAACCGGCGGATACCGAAAAGAAGCCGGGCGTTGAAGGGTTCCTCAAGAATTTGCTGCCCTAA
- a CDS encoding copper-translocating P-type ATPase: MTDCHEKTEKKHSCCCGSAQQPTPEDCCGTPAPRITKAYYCPMCPGVESDLPGICPVCGMALERAPAALVGAEEDSELKNMTQRFWIALLLSVPVVLLDMGSHIPMLAGFSTRASLWIQLVLSTPVVFWAGWPFFERGFRSVLQRRLNMFTLISLGTGTAYFFSLASMFLGAYLPHSFRHDGMAPVYFEAAAVITVLVLLGQILELRARAATGAAIRSLLGLAPKEAHRLRDGVELDVPLDQVQAGDVLRVKPGEKVPVDGIILEGASALDESMLTGESMPAPKESGGRVMAGTLNGNGSFLMRSEKVGAETLLARIVQMVSQAQRSRAPIQRVADSVAAWFVPAVVGVAALTFICWALLGPQPALAYGLVNAVAVLIIACPCALGLATPMSVMVAVGRGAGMGVLVKDAAALEVLGKVDTLVIDKTGTLTEGRPAVSKLIAVNGNTQERLLQLAASLERYSEHPLAGAVLRAAEEKHLELLAVDEFAAVPGCGVKGKIAGRAVSAGSDAWLLQEGVRGLQALNLEAEPFHAKGFMVIRVAVDGTAAGLLVLSDPLKAGAPEAIAALHCMGLKIVMLTGDNAQTARRIAEKLGIDDVHAELMPRDKFERVVALKQEGKRVAMAGDGINDAPALAAADVGIAMGTGTDVAMHSAGITLVKGNLLGIVHAITLSRATMWNIRQNLFFAFIYNGLGVPVAAGVLYPFWGVLLHPVFASAAMACSSVSLIVNALRLRNVRLE; this comes from the coding sequence ATGACCGATTGCCACGAAAAAACCGAGAAAAAACATTCCTGCTGTTGCGGGTCTGCCCAACAGCCGACCCCTGAAGATTGCTGTGGCACTCCTGCGCCCCGGATTACAAAGGCCTATTACTGCCCCATGTGCCCGGGCGTGGAGTCCGATCTTCCGGGAATCTGCCCGGTTTGCGGAATGGCCCTGGAGCGCGCGCCCGCGGCGCTTGTTGGAGCGGAAGAGGACTCGGAATTGAAGAATATGACACAGCGGTTTTGGATCGCGCTGCTGCTGTCTGTTCCTGTGGTTTTATTGGACATGGGATCGCACATCCCGATGCTGGCGGGTTTTTCAACGAGAGCTTCGCTTTGGATCCAACTCGTATTGAGTACACCGGTCGTATTTTGGGCCGGCTGGCCGTTTTTTGAGCGCGGCTTTCGCTCGGTTCTTCAACGCCGGTTGAACATGTTCACACTGATTTCGCTGGGGACCGGCACGGCGTATTTTTTCAGCCTGGCGTCGATGTTTCTCGGAGCGTATTTGCCGCACTCATTTCGTCATGACGGCATGGCGCCGGTTTATTTTGAGGCCGCGGCGGTGATCACGGTTCTTGTTTTACTGGGCCAGATACTGGAGTTGCGCGCCCGGGCGGCAACCGGCGCCGCGATCCGGAGCTTGCTGGGCTTGGCGCCAAAGGAAGCGCACCGCTTGCGGGACGGAGTGGAACTGGACGTTCCGCTGGATCAGGTGCAGGCGGGGGATGTGTTAAGGGTCAAGCCGGGTGAAAAAGTGCCTGTGGACGGAATAATCCTTGAAGGCGCAAGCGCGCTCGATGAGTCCATGCTCACCGGCGAGTCCATGCCGGCGCCCAAGGAATCCGGCGGGCGGGTGATGGCCGGGACCCTCAACGGGAATGGAAGTTTTTTGATGCGCTCGGAAAAGGTGGGCGCCGAAACGTTGCTGGCCCGTATCGTGCAGATGGTATCGCAGGCGCAGCGGAGCCGCGCGCCGATCCAGCGTGTTGCCGATAGCGTGGCGGCCTGGTTTGTTCCGGCTGTTGTCGGAGTGGCGGCGCTGACGTTTATTTGCTGGGCTTTGTTAGGCCCGCAACCCGCCCTGGCCTACGGACTGGTCAATGCCGTTGCGGTCTTGATCATTGCCTGCCCGTGCGCATTGGGGCTGGCGACCCCGATGTCGGTCATGGTGGCGGTGGGGCGCGGCGCCGGGATGGGTGTGTTGGTCAAGGACGCGGCCGCATTGGAGGTTTTGGGCAAAGTCGATACTCTGGTGATTGACAAGACCGGGACCCTGACCGAAGGGCGACCGGCGGTGTCAAAACTGATTGCGGTGAACGGAAACACCCAGGAACGCCTGTTGCAGTTGGCGGCTTCACTTGAGAGGTACAGCGAGCATCCGCTTGCCGGGGCCGTGTTGCGGGCCGCAGAGGAAAAACATCTGGAGTTACTGGCGGTGGATGAGTTTGCGGCGGTTCCGGGTTGCGGGGTGAAAGGCAAGATTGCGGGCCGCGCCGTGAGCGCTGGAAGCGATGCATGGCTTTTACAGGAGGGTGTTCGCGGTTTGCAGGCGCTCAATTTGGAGGCTGAGCCTTTTCATGCCAAGGGGTTCATGGTCATTCGTGTGGCGGTCGATGGAACGGCTGCCGGGCTGCTTGTTTTATCCGACCCGCTCAAGGCGGGCGCGCCGGAAGCGATTGCCGCGTTGCATTGCATGGGTTTGAAGATTGTTATGTTGACCGGCGACAACGCGCAGACCGCGCGGCGGATCGCCGAAAAACTAGGGATCGACGACGTTCATGCGGAGTTGATGCCGCGGGACAAATTCGAGCGTGTGGTTGCATTGAAGCAGGAGGGGAAACGCGTGGCGATGGCGGGGGACGGCATCAATGACGCGCCGGCGCTGGCGGCGGCGGATGTCGGGATCGCGATGGGCACGGGAACCGACGTGGCGATGCACAGCGCGGGGATCACGCTGGTCAAAGGAAATTTACTGGGAATTGTGCATGCGATCACGTTAAGCCGCGCCACGATGTGGAACATCCGGCAGAATTTATTTTTTGCGTTTATTTACAACGGACTCGGAGTGCCCGTTGCGGCGGGTGTGCTGTATCCGTTTTGGGGTGTGTTATTGCATCCGGTCTTTGCAAGTGCTGCCATGGCCTGCAGTTCTGTCTCGCTCATTGTCAATGCCCTGAGGCTCCGAAATGTCAGGCTTGAATAG
- a CDS encoding ATP-binding protein — protein MSGYLGSFIILVPGAQTFESLKDLMVFLCIVLFGYPALLTVPFAYGLSDLIEGVPPGFLLDWLAGYFINPSCFWIAYQLFGKNPDFRQARTWWIYLVFVFLFMSMEPVLWGYICAGKFTSVISYGNITPALFFTTSITWIMAPFAMLAALPLARKIGMFWAEIPGHVNERRLGSREWIWEAGGGKTRPEALTMTEGWPIRMVILAPFIGLMLLMVGTTAYVTLRSAEEDANKLVVRLHQEISDNINLQLDEYLAHQPSNIVNTTGIRSLLQGLPLSKHGLALIIDNSGHTIASSAENGDAVAAEAAATFIKTPASSEQLKAGIQFRFDHITEKPLSRETWLACATAYEDRQGGHADWVVLTLMPESFYLAGIREGNSRSAMIFAIALLLSLAMAAVIAALVTGRLRLISLATQALTQGDLAQRVPGSRLEELDTLAKAFNNMAEQLKKSFDDLLNEVETRKRRESQLEESENRLRTSEDRLQLAIRTANLAIWDWDVEKNQLLWDDSMYQLYGVSKDEFSGAYEAWSKCLAPEDFARVTSDVETALRGEREFSSEFHVRLKDGSTRFVRGVAQTIRSKDGRPLRMVGINWDMTERLALEQQLRQSQKMDAIGQLAGGVAHDFNNILAVVMLQAQITEMDERIPQKARDELQQIRLAAERGSNLTRQLLLFSRKQVMQPLDLDLNEVVTSLSKMLDRIIGDDIQIHLQLNPTALMIHADAGMIEQVLMNLAVNARDAMSMGGSLRIETSIKKVNADLARLHPEASPGHYVCLSVADTGTGIPPDILLKIFEPFFTTKEPGKGTGLGLATVFGIVKQHKGWIQVESKPEQGTCFRIFLPACAATSPGAPTKDKEANPKPHRGTETILLVEDDASVRALTRALLELNGYSVVESPSGAEALTLWPQHLRRVALVLTDLVMPGGVGGQELARRVREDRPDLKIIFTSGYSIEIAGQALELRKNEYFVQKPCPSSQLLQTIRTCLDG, from the coding sequence ATGTCCGGATACCTTGGCTCTTTCATTATCCTGGTACCCGGCGCGCAAACCTTTGAGTCTCTGAAGGACCTCATGGTTTTTCTCTGCATCGTCTTGTTTGGCTATCCAGCTCTCCTCACGGTGCCGTTTGCTTATGGACTTTCCGATTTGATTGAAGGCGTCCCGCCCGGGTTCCTTCTGGACTGGTTGGCGGGCTACTTCATTAATCCCTCCTGTTTTTGGATCGCCTATCAACTCTTCGGCAAGAATCCGGACTTCCGGCAGGCACGGACTTGGTGGATCTATCTGGTTTTTGTTTTCCTTTTTATGAGCATGGAGCCGGTACTCTGGGGCTATATTTGCGCAGGCAAGTTTACATCGGTGATATCTTACGGAAACATCACACCGGCCCTGTTCTTTACCACAAGCATCACCTGGATCATGGCCCCGTTTGCAATGCTCGCGGCATTGCCCCTGGCACGGAAGATCGGGATGTTTTGGGCTGAAATTCCAGGACATGTAAACGAACGGCGCTTAGGCTCCAGAGAATGGATCTGGGAAGCTGGTGGTGGCAAGACACGTCCCGAAGCCCTCACCATGACCGAGGGCTGGCCAATCCGCATGGTTATCCTTGCACCCTTTATCGGACTCATGCTCCTGATGGTCGGCACAACCGCTTATGTCACATTACGAAGTGCGGAGGAGGATGCGAACAAACTTGTCGTGCGACTTCATCAGGAAATATCGGACAACATCAATCTTCAATTGGACGAGTATCTGGCTCACCAGCCGTCCAATATTGTGAATACAACCGGTATCCGCAGCCTCCTCCAAGGCTTGCCGCTTTCGAAGCATGGTCTCGCTTTAATCATCGACAACTCAGGACATACGATAGCCTCTTCCGCCGAAAACGGCGACGCTGTAGCCGCCGAGGCCGCCGCCACTTTTATCAAAACGCCTGCCAGCTCCGAACAGCTCAAGGCGGGCATCCAGTTCCGGTTTGATCACATCACTGAAAAACCGCTGTCGCGAGAGACTTGGTTGGCATGCGCCACCGCCTATGAGGACCGGCAGGGCGGACACGCGGATTGGGTCGTACTGACTTTGATGCCGGAATCCTTCTATCTGGCTGGCATAAGGGAGGGCAATAGCCGCTCTGCCATGATTTTCGCGATAGCTCTGCTGCTGTCCTTGGCAATGGCCGCTGTCATTGCCGCGCTTGTAACAGGCCGGCTTCGACTCATTTCACTGGCTACCCAGGCCCTGACACAAGGGGATCTGGCCCAACGGGTACCCGGCAGCCGTCTGGAAGAGTTGGACACGCTTGCGAAAGCCTTCAACAACATGGCGGAACAACTCAAGAAATCCTTTGATGATTTGTTGAACGAAGTGGAGACACGCAAGCGGCGTGAATCCCAACTGGAGGAAAGTGAAAACCGGCTGCGAACAAGCGAAGACCGCCTGCAACTCGCCATCCGAACGGCAAACCTTGCCATCTGGGATTGGGATGTGGAAAAAAACCAGTTGCTTTGGGATGATTCGATGTATCAACTCTACGGAGTCAGCAAGGATGAATTCAGTGGCGCCTACGAAGCATGGTCCAAGTGCCTGGCCCCGGAGGACTTCGCCCGCGTTACATCCGATGTCGAGACGGCATTGCGCGGCGAGAGGGAATTCTCATCAGAATTCCACGTGCGCTTGAAGGACGGATCCACGCGCTTTGTCCGTGGCGTTGCCCAGACGATCCGCTCCAAGGATGGACGCCCGTTGCGGATGGTGGGAATCAACTGGGACATGACCGAACGCCTGGCCTTGGAACAACAATTGCGGCAATCGCAAAAGATGGACGCCATCGGCCAGCTCGCCGGCGGGGTGGCGCACGATTTCAACAACATCCTTGCCGTCGTGATGCTGCAGGCCCAGATCACAGAAATGGACGAGCGCATACCGCAAAAAGCACGCGATGAGTTGCAGCAAATCCGTCTTGCCGCCGAGCGCGGCAGCAATCTCACGCGCCAGTTGCTCCTTTTCAGCCGCAAACAAGTGATGCAGCCGCTGGATCTGGACCTGAATGAAGTTGTCACCAGCCTTTCCAAGATGCTGGACCGAATCATCGGCGACGATATTCAGATACATCTGCAACTTAACCCCACAGCCCTGATGATCCACGCCGATGCGGGAATGATCGAGCAGGTATTGATGAATCTGGCAGTCAACGCCCGCGACGCCATGTCGATGGGGGGAAGCTTGCGCATTGAAACCAGCATAAAAAAGGTGAATGCAGATCTCGCCCGCCTTCACCCGGAGGCCTCACCGGGACACTATGTGTGTCTGAGTGTGGCCGACACCGGCACAGGGATTCCGCCCGATATTTTGCTAAAAATCTTCGAACCCTTTTTCACCACAAAGGAGCCGGGTAAGGGCACCGGGCTCGGTTTGGCAACAGTGTTTGGCATCGTCAAACAGCACAAGGGCTGGATTCAAGTCGAGAGCAAGCCGGAGCAAGGAACATGCTTTCGAATCTTTCTGCCTGCATGCGCGGCGACTTCCCCAGGGGCGCCCACCAAAGACAAAGAAGCCAATCCCAAACCACACCGGGGAACAGAAACCATCCTGCTCGTTGAGGACGATGCCTCGGTTCGCGCATTGACGCGGGCGCTTCTGGAACTGAACGGTTATTCCGTTGTAGAATCCCCCTCCGGCGCGGAAGCGCTGACTCTCTGGCCTCAACACCTGCGCCGGGTCGCGCTCGTCCTGACCGATCTGGTAATGCCAGGTGGAGTGGGCGGCCAGGAACTCGCCCGAAGGGTGCGGGAAGACCGTCCGGATCTGAAAATCATCTTTACCAGCGGCTACAGCATCGAGATCGCCGGCCAGGCCTTGGAATTGCGCAAAAACGAATACTTTGTGCAAAAACCCTGTCCCTCAAGCCAATTGCTGCAAACAATCCGCACATGCCTGGATGGATAA
- a CDS encoding molybdopterin-binding protein, which translates to MKIGCVIYPDWSLCGIKEDPCTPEIKAVIKEVWPEPVDFEIHTMPNNQVEIENLLCYLADYGHCGLILTAGGTGPSSKDITPEATKMVIEKELPGFGEAMRSVTSQKVPTVIISRATAGTRGRSLILNLPGNPKSIRESLLHLVPVIREVLRQLSD; encoded by the coding sequence ATGAAAATCGGTTGTGTCATCTACCCGGATTGGAGCCTATGCGGCATCAAGGAAGACCCCTGCACCCCTGAAATCAAGGCCGTGATCAAGGAAGTCTGGCCGGAACCGGTTGATTTCGAAATCCACACCATGCCCAACAATCAGGTGGAGATTGAAAACCTCCTCTGCTACCTCGCCGATTACGGCCACTGCGGTTTGATTCTGACCGCGGGAGGAACCGGCCCCTCATCCAAGGATATCACACCGGAAGCCACCAAAATGGTGATCGAAAAGGAATTGCCCGGATTTGGCGAAGCCATGCGTTCGGTCACCTCCCAGAAGGTGCCGACGGTCATTATTTCCCGCGCCACCGCAGGCACACGCGGCCGATCCCTTATTCTGAATCTTCCGGGAAACCCGAAGTCGATCCGCGAATCCCTGCTGCACCTGGTGCCGGTTATTCGCGAAGTCCTGCGCCAACTGTCCGATTAA
- a CDS encoding OsmC family protein, whose protein sequence is MTEKIHSYAVKTTWTGNLGTGTSGYTAYTRNLEISAEGKPVIPGSSDPAFRGDSTRYNPEDLLVSSLSSCHMLWYLHLCAVAGIIVTGYEDTATGTLTESKESGGRFTEIVLHPRVTITDAAKADLAKSLHEKAHHLCFVANSVNFPVRCEPEIIAK, encoded by the coding sequence ATGACTGAAAAAATCCATTCCTACGCCGTCAAGACCACTTGGACGGGCAACCTCGGCACCGGCACCTCGGGCTACACCGCCTATACCCGTAACCTTGAAATCAGCGCGGAAGGCAAACCCGTCATCCCCGGCTCGTCCGACCCGGCTTTTCGCGGTGATTCCACGCGTTACAATCCCGAGGATTTACTGGTTTCCTCGCTGTCTTCCTGCCACATGCTTTGGTATCTGCACCTTTGCGCCGTCGCGGGCATTATTGTCACAGGCTATGAAGACACGGCCACGGGAACCCTCACCGAAAGCAAGGAAAGCGGAGGGCGTTTTACTGAAATCGTGCTCCATCCCCGGGTCACCATTACCGATGCCGCGAAGGCGGACCTGGCAAAATCGCTCCACGAGAAAGCGCACCATCTTTGTTTTGTGGCAAACTCGGTAAATTTCCCGGTGCGCTGCGAGCCGGAGATTATTGCCAAATAG
- a CDS encoding AbrB/MazE/SpoVT family DNA-binding domain-containing protein, with the protein MTSKGQITIPKPLREQFDIESGTELDFVATSDGIRLRKVVDRSKAAKQLGCLKKELAGRSVAEWMNELRGPVELPAKVKRP; encoded by the coding sequence GTGACATCGAAAGGCCAAATTACCATTCCGAAGCCACTCCGGGAGCAGTTCGATATTGAATCTGGAACCGAGTTGGATTTTGTTGCCACCAGCGACGGTATCCGGTTGCGCAAGGTGGTGGATCGCAGCAAGGCGGCCAAGCAACTGGGTTGCCTGAAAAAGGAACTGGCCGGGCGCAGTGTGGCCGAGTGGATGAACGAATTGCGCGGCCCGGTTGAATTGCCCGCTAAAGTGAAACGGCCATGA
- a CDS encoding type II toxin-antitoxin system VapC family toxin, with protein MNAVAVDTSILLAIFKGEPKGGQWLERLHKSAETSTLLVSSVVLAELRSFFPHEAACSNALRALEIRHSALSEDAALLAGKIFRQYRSEGGPRRTILPDFLVAAHAATQAGALATDDRGYLRSYFPALKILTLN; from the coding sequence ATGAACGCGGTTGCCGTGGACACGTCCATCCTGCTGGCCATTTTTAAAGGAGAACCGAAAGGCGGACAATGGCTGGAACGGTTGCACAAATCAGCCGAGACATCCACATTGCTTGTCTCGTCGGTCGTACTTGCGGAACTGCGTTCATTTTTCCCGCATGAGGCCGCCTGCAGCAATGCGCTGCGCGCATTGGAAATCCGGCATAGCGCATTGAGTGAGGATGCGGCGCTTCTCGCCGGAAAAATCTTTCGCCAGTACCGGTCCGAAGGCGGCCCGAGACGGACGATCTTGCCGGACTTTCTCGTGGCCGCCCATGCCGCGACCCAGGCGGGCGCATTGGCCACGGATGATCGCGGCTATCTGCGCAGTTATTTCCCGGCTCTGAAAATCCTCACGCTCAATTGA
- a CDS encoding metalloregulator ArsR/SmtB family transcription factor gives MSVSHLKLLSLLSDQTRLRLLAILEKQELSVAECQEVLNTGQSRISSHLSQLKSAGLLQSRRDGQKIFYLWTADMNPDARRVMDIALKAAREIPASAQDRKTLELVLKKRQEISRQYFNTIAGRLGRNYCPGRSWEAIGQLLIQLIQPLVVADLGAGEGLLSQMLALRAKKVIAVDNSTRMVEVGSELARKNGLTRLEYRLGDLEDPPIKPASVDLVILSQALHHAVQPQRALDASHHILKKGGRICILDLNEHNFEKARELYADLWLGFSEAALLQMLQKSGFREVQVSIVAREKEPPGFQTILATATKG, from the coding sequence ATGAGCGTTTCCCACCTTAAACTTCTGTCCCTGCTTTCGGACCAAACCCGGCTCCGCCTGCTCGCCATCCTCGAAAAACAGGAGCTTTCCGTGGCCGAATGCCAGGAGGTCCTCAACACCGGCCAGTCCCGCATCTCGTCCCACCTGTCCCAACTCAAAAGCGCCGGACTCCTGCAGTCGCGCCGCGATGGCCAGAAAATATTTTACCTGTGGACAGCCGACATGAATCCCGACGCCCGCCGGGTGATGGACATCGCGCTGAAAGCGGCCCGGGAAATCCCCGCCTCAGCCCAGGATCGCAAGACCCTGGAATTGGTTCTAAAGAAGCGTCAGGAAATCAGCCGGCAATACTTCAACACCATCGCCGGACGATTGGGCCGCAACTACTGCCCCGGGCGCTCATGGGAAGCCATCGGCCAACTCCTCATCCAACTGATTCAGCCTCTCGTGGTTGCCGACCTCGGCGCCGGAGAAGGGTTGCTCTCGCAAATGCTGGCCCTGCGCGCCAAAAAAGTGATCGCGGTCGATAACTCGACGCGCATGGTCGAGGTGGGATCCGAACTGGCCCGCAAAAACGGCCTCACCCGGCTGGAATACCGCCTGGGCGATCTGGAAGATCCGCCGATCAAGCCGGCATCTGTGGATCTCGTCATTTTGAGCCAGGCGCTGCATCACGCCGTCCAGCCCCAACGGGCTTTGGATGCCAGCCATCACATCCTGAAAAAAGGCGGAAGAATCTGCATCCTGGATCTCAACGAACACAATTTCGAAAAAGCCCGCGAACTCTATGCGGATCTTTGGCTGGGTTTTTCCGAGGCGGCGCTCCTCCAGATGCTTCAAAAATCAGGATTTCGCGAAGTGCAGGTATCCATCGTCGCACGGGAAAAAGAGCCGCCGGGATTTCAAACCATCCTCGCCACGGCGACGAAAGGGTGA